Proteins from a genomic interval of Aminivibrio sp.:
- the htpX gene encoding zinc metalloprotease HtpX: MASFNKLIDHNKHMSILLFGVMAVLFAFFGASLGAYWGGDWLTGVIIAVAVAGLYFFISWRFGASIILASSGAKEISHEEAPQLWNTVEELSIAGGMPMPKVYLIEDEAMNAFATGRDPQHAAVAITRGLLDKLNREELQGVMAHEMSHVRNYDIRFSMLMAVMVGSIVLLADVVRRSIFYSSLGGRRRSRDSRGGGQAQAVLAIVAVILSIVAPLLASLIQLAVSRQREYLADASAVELTRNPAGLISALKKLTADTTELKGASQGMQHLYIVNPLLKKKKGKDSLFSTHPALSSRIERLEGLMGASA; encoded by the coding sequence ATGGCGAGTTTCAACAAGTTGATCGACCATAACAAGCACATGAGCATCCTGCTTTTCGGGGTCATGGCCGTACTCTTCGCCTTTTTCGGCGCCTCCCTGGGAGCCTACTGGGGCGGCGACTGGCTCACGGGCGTGATCATCGCCGTGGCCGTGGCAGGCCTGTACTTCTTCATCTCCTGGCGGTTCGGCGCTTCCATCATCCTGGCGTCGAGCGGCGCGAAGGAGATCTCCCACGAAGAGGCCCCCCAGCTCTGGAACACGGTGGAGGAGCTTTCCATCGCGGGTGGGATGCCTATGCCGAAGGTGTACCTCATCGAGGACGAGGCCATGAATGCCTTCGCCACCGGGAGGGACCCCCAGCATGCCGCCGTGGCCATCACCAGGGGGCTGCTGGATAAGCTGAACAGGGAAGAGCTCCAGGGGGTCATGGCCCACGAGATGTCCCACGTCCGGAACTACGATATCCGGTTTTCCATGCTCATGGCGGTGATGGTGGGATCCATCGTCCTTCTGGCCGACGTGGTGCGGCGAAGCATATTCTACAGCTCCCTGGGCGGCAGAAGGCGAAGCCGCGATTCCCGGGGCGGCGGGCAGGCTCAGGCTGTCCTGGCCATTGTGGCCGTGATCCTGTCCATTGTCGCTCCCCTGCTGGCGTCCCTTATCCAGCTTGCGGTGAGCCGGCAGAGGGAATACCTGGCCGATGCGTCCGCCGTGGAGCTGACACGGAACCCGGCAGGGCTCATCTCCGCGCTGAAGAAGCTCACCGCCGACACAACCGAGCTGAAGGGGGCAAGCCAGGGGATGCAGCACCTCTACATCGTGAACCCCCTCCTGAAGAAAAAGAAGGGGAAGGACAGCCTCTTCAGCACCCATCCGGCCCTTTCGTCCCGGATCGAGCGTCTGGAGGGACTTATGGGAGCATCCGCCTGA
- a CDS encoding AbrB family transcriptional regulator: MAGILLVFAAGIGGCLVFRRFRLPAPGVLGSLSFAAALNLAGFYPEFPLRYLVWFSNIVIGTYVGQKVNRTSVRILRDLPVPALTISAGMLAISFAGGGLLYLMSDLSPVTALLGSTAGGISEMALLSMSLGADVASVTLLQVFRLLAAILATPIFCRRWTAWCEGKTQGAPSCSCPLPQEIQDMADDDLPPWRWENRLSARGFAVLAAVALAGGFTGFRLHLPVGILTGAMFAVSIMNLAGKEQPPIPGALRTTAQIGIGITIAGNITADTLRQFTTMAGPVIAITLAMLAASLSLGFLLHRMTGWDYPTCLLSTSLGGLSQMSIISEEMGADPLRVSILQSVRLLTILMVFPLLMTFLFT, encoded by the coding sequence ATGGCAGGTATTCTTCTCGTCTTCGCCGCAGGAATCGGCGGCTGTCTGGTTTTCCGTCGTTTCAGGTTGCCCGCTCCGGGAGTGCTGGGTTCTCTTTCTTTCGCCGCAGCCCTGAACCTGGCGGGGTTCTATCCCGAGTTCCCCCTCCGGTACCTGGTGTGGTTCAGCAACATCGTCATCGGCACATACGTGGGTCAGAAAGTGAACCGAACCTCGGTCCGTATCCTTCGGGACCTCCCCGTCCCGGCCCTCACTATCTCTGCGGGGATGCTGGCCATCTCCTTTGCGGGAGGCGGCCTGCTCTATCTCATGAGCGACCTGTCACCCGTCACGGCTCTCCTGGGCTCCACCGCCGGAGGCATTTCCGAGATGGCCCTGCTTTCCATGTCCCTCGGAGCGGACGTGGCAAGCGTTACCCTTCTGCAGGTCTTCCGGCTTCTCGCTGCCATTCTGGCCACGCCCATCTTTTGCAGAAGGTGGACAGCCTGGTGCGAAGGCAAAACACAGGGCGCCCCTTCATGTTCCTGTCCCCTGCCCCAGGAAATCCAGGATATGGCAGACGACGACCTTCCTCCCTGGCGGTGGGAAAACAGGCTTTCGGCCCGTGGGTTTGCCGTCCTGGCAGCCGTGGCCCTCGCCGGAGGGTTCACGGGATTCCGCCTCCACCTTCCCGTGGGGATCCTCACAGGAGCCATGTTTGCTGTGTCTATCATGAACCTGGCGGGGAAAGAACAGCCTCCCATTCCCGGAGCCCTGCGGACCACAGCCCAGATAGGTATCGGGATCACCATCGCCGGCAACATCACTGCGGACACCCTGAGGCAGTTCACCACCATGGCCGGCCCGGTTATAGCCATCACCCTCGCCATGCTGGCCGCCAGCCTCTCCCTCGGCTTTCTGCTCCACAGGATGACGGGGTGGGACTACCCCACCTGCCTGCTGTCCACTTCCCTGGGAGGACTCTCCCAGATGTCCATCATCTCGGAAGAAATGGGGGCGGACCCCCTGAGGGTGAGTATTCTGCAGTCGGTCCGCCTCTTGACGATCCTGATGGTGTTTCCCCTTCTCATGACATTTCTTTTCACCTAA
- a CDS encoding ABC transporter permease, protein MSQEKLNFQRSLTRFGTILALIVISAGFALAVPGFAGGENIMNILRQIALLAVISEGFTMCLIVGELDLAFPHIASLSGALVAGLIFGGMHPLAAVLFSLAVGIAFGLAAGLLVTKIGIPSLITTLATGIIAGGMVYMYTKGVSFYGQMPPSFLALGRGSVGPVPSLIFIMFAVVAAAQVMISCTRTGKYMQATGANPAASRLAGINIDRCKILALCLSGLAAAFTGILLTSRLGSANPEGASGFMMDAFAAALLGMTVLSVGRANPFGTFVGALMIGVINNGMTLAGAPYYTQDIVKGLIILLSVTITSLQAKKMARH, encoded by the coding sequence ATGTCCCAGGAAAAACTGAATTTCCAGCGGTCGCTGACGAGGTTCGGCACCATACTCGCCCTGATCGTCATCTCGGCGGGTTTTGCCCTTGCCGTCCCCGGCTTTGCAGGCGGGGAGAACATCATGAACATCCTGCGGCAGATCGCCCTGCTGGCGGTCATTTCAGAAGGTTTTACCATGTGCCTCATCGTAGGCGAACTGGACCTGGCCTTTCCCCATATCGCCAGCCTGTCAGGGGCTCTCGTGGCGGGGCTCATCTTCGGGGGAATGCACCCCCTGGCGGCGGTGCTCTTCTCCCTGGCCGTGGGGATCGCTTTCGGCCTGGCGGCGGGACTGTTGGTGACCAAGATCGGCATCCCGTCCCTCATCACCACCCTTGCCACGGGCATTATCGCCGGAGGCATGGTCTATATGTATACCAAGGGAGTCTCCTTCTACGGCCAGATGCCCCCATCCTTTCTAGCCCTCGGCAGGGGGAGCGTGGGACCTGTACCCTCGCTCATCTTCATCATGTTCGCTGTGGTCGCCGCGGCCCAGGTAATGATCTCGTGCACCCGCACCGGCAAGTACATGCAGGCCACGGGGGCCAACCCGGCGGCGTCGCGCCTCGCGGGCATCAACATCGACCGGTGCAAAATCCTGGCCCTCTGTCTTTCGGGACTGGCGGCGGCCTTCACGGGCATCCTGCTCACGTCCCGCCTCGGTTCGGCCAACCCCGAGGGCGCCTCGGGGTTCATGATGGACGCTTTCGCGGCGGCCCTCCTCGGTATGACGGTCCTCAGCGTCGGCCGGGCGAATCCTTTCGGTACCTTCGTCGGTGCCCTCATGATTGGGGTCATCAACAACGGCATGACTCTCGCCGGGGCACCCTACTACACCCAGGACATCGTGAAGGGGCTCATCATCCTGCTGTCGGTCACCATTACGTCCCTTCAGGCGAAAAAGATGGCGCGGCACTGA
- a CDS encoding FGGY family carbohydrate kinase produces MPLFLGVDMGTSSLKACVIDGEGHTAARAKVPSETLSPEAGMYEVDGEKCWWRGFLSLCGEISRSVPLSEIAGICVSSVCGSFIPVDGQGRQTHNAILYGIDRRAVEQADGLNAKYGPKLAARLGGPFTTHSVFPKILWLKKHRPDVFSKTAFFIEPNNFVTYRLTGERAWDFPSAAGTTLVDRPVMEWPRDLFDGEGVDPARFPPLRWPLSVLGRVTAGAGRETGLPEGIPVAAGACDINAEAAAAKAFFPGDCVVVFGSTVSLLLTTERPAEVPGFVSGMSLLEGTFRIGAATASGSRFLQWMNRTFRAGDPEGEKSPTGILILPWLDGARTPFHNPEARMTFSGMDSSVTPGRMIRAGREALGYELSFLLSRIGEVRSVPDVLDVSGGLCNDRTLMGIISSITGKKLRLHRDVDASYGDALLAAAASGSLSPERLKTMGGEGTMVFPDRGLHEKFLSWNRCFRELAENGGTTRP; encoded by the coding sequence ATGCCGTTGTTTCTGGGAGTGGATATGGGAACGTCCTCCCTCAAGGCCTGCGTGATCGACGGTGAGGGCCATACAGCCGCCAGGGCGAAGGTCCCTTCAGAGACCCTTTCTCCGGAGGCGGGCATGTACGAAGTGGACGGAGAAAAATGCTGGTGGCGGGGTTTTCTCTCTCTCTGCGGGGAGATCTCCCGCTCCGTTCCCCTGTCGGAGATCGCAGGAATCTGCGTAAGCTCGGTGTGCGGCTCCTTTATCCCGGTGGACGGGCAGGGACGGCAGACCCACAACGCCATCCTTTACGGCATTGACCGGCGGGCAGTGGAGCAGGCGGATGGCCTGAACGCAAAATACGGTCCGAAGCTGGCTGCAAGGCTCGGGGGGCCCTTCACCACCCATTCCGTCTTCCCCAAAATCCTCTGGCTGAAGAAGCATCGCCCTGATGTTTTCAGCAAAACCGCCTTCTTCATCGAGCCCAACAACTTCGTCACCTACCGCCTTACCGGGGAGCGGGCCTGGGACTTCCCCTCCGCCGCCGGGACAACTCTTGTGGACCGTCCTGTCATGGAGTGGCCACGGGACCTCTTCGACGGAGAGGGAGTGGATCCGGCCCGTTTTCCCCCTCTCCGTTGGCCCCTCTCAGTCCTTGGGCGGGTAACCGCCGGCGCCGGCCGTGAAACGGGACTCCCCGAAGGTATTCCCGTCGCCGCCGGAGCCTGCGATATCAATGCCGAGGCGGCAGCGGCCAAGGCTTTTTTTCCGGGGGACTGCGTTGTGGTCTTCGGGTCCACGGTGAGCCTCCTCCTGACCACGGAGAGGCCTGCCGAGGTTCCGGGCTTCGTCTCCGGAATGTCCCTCCTCGAGGGAACCTTCCGCATCGGGGCGGCCACAGCGTCGGGATCCCGGTTTCTTCAGTGGATGAACCGGACCTTCCGTGCGGGGGACCCGGAGGGGGAAAAATCCCCTACGGGCATTCTCATCCTCCCGTGGCTCGACGGGGCGAGAACTCCCTTCCACAATCCGGAGGCCAGGATGACCTTTTCCGGCATGGACAGCTCGGTTACCCCCGGGAGAATGATCCGGGCCGGAAGGGAAGCCCTGGGCTACGAACTTTCCTTCCTCCTTTCCAGGATCGGGGAGGTCCGATCCGTTCCGGATGTTCTCGACGTTTCCGGGGGGTTGTGCAACGACAGGACTCTCATGGGGATCATCAGTTCCATTACGGGAAAAAAGCTCCGGCTTCACCGGGATGTGGATGCCTCCTACGGAGATGCCCTCCTGGCCGCCGCAGCGTCGGGATCCCTTTCGCCGGAGAGGCTGAAAACCATGGGCGGAGAAGGGACCATGGTCTTTCCCGACCGGGGCCTCCACGAGAAATTTCTGTCCTGGAACCGCTGCTTCAGGGAACTGGCCGAAAACGGGGGAACAACCCGGCCTTAG
- a CDS encoding LemA family protein, with protein MENILYILLGLLAAAVLYAVYIYNSLVRKKAHADNGWSQIDVQLKRRYDLIPNLVETVKAYATHEREIFERIAALRSASLAAATIEETAPLQNQLTGALKSLLAVSENYPDLKANRNFLALQEELASTENKIAFARQYYNDAVKEYNIAIAVFPNNLISGKLGYGPRPLWAVDDASERNAVDVSFR; from the coding sequence TTGGAGAACATTCTCTATATCCTGCTCGGACTTCTTGCGGCGGCAGTACTCTACGCTGTGTACATCTACAATTCCCTGGTCCGGAAGAAGGCCCACGCCGACAACGGCTGGAGTCAGATAGACGTGCAGCTCAAGAGGCGGTACGACCTCATCCCCAACCTGGTGGAGACTGTGAAGGCCTACGCAACCCATGAACGGGAGATTTTCGAGCGGATCGCCGCCCTGCGGAGTGCCTCCCTCGCCGCCGCCACGATCGAAGAGACGGCCCCGCTGCAGAACCAGCTCACCGGGGCGCTGAAGTCCCTTCTGGCCGTGTCGGAGAACTATCCCGACCTGAAGGCGAACCGGAATTTCCTCGCCCTGCAGGAAGAGCTTGCCTCCACTGAGAACAAGATTGCCTTCGCCCGCCAGTACTACAACGATGCGGTGAAGGAGTACAACATCGCCATCGCCGTTTTCCCCAACAATCTGATCTCGGGGAAACTGGGCTACGGCCCCAGGCCCCTCTGGGCCGTGGATGACGCTTCCGAGCGGAACGCCGTAGACGTTTCCTTCCGGTAG
- a CDS encoding BtpA/SgcQ family protein translates to MTVFEELFKVKKPLLGMVHFPPLPGSPLYDAGAGMRKIRDTALRDAEALVKAGFDGIVFSNEGDRPYLSKVDNATVAAMSRVISETSATFDVPFGLSVLADPEAAVAIGAAVEADFVRIFLSWVFVGDWGIVDPDAGKIQRLKSSLSGNMKVFANISGHTEPLGGRKLEDIARGAVKFGLADAVCLAGTTAGSEIAEDDLRAARRGAGDAPVIAGTGVSVENAERMLSLADGVIMGTSIKYGRDTFKPVDPEKAAEFIRRTKEIRDRLK, encoded by the coding sequence ATGACGGTATTTGAAGAACTGTTCAAGGTAAAGAAACCCCTTCTCGGGATGGTGCACTTTCCGCCCCTTCCCGGATCCCCCCTCTACGACGCAGGGGCGGGTATGCGGAAAATCCGGGACACGGCCCTGAGGGACGCGGAAGCCTTGGTGAAGGCGGGTTTCGACGGTATTGTCTTCAGCAACGAGGGAGACCGCCCCTATCTTTCGAAGGTTGACAACGCCACTGTGGCGGCCATGAGCAGGGTCATCTCGGAAACCTCGGCGACCTTTGACGTACCCTTCGGCCTTTCCGTCCTCGCCGATCCCGAGGCCGCCGTGGCCATCGGAGCGGCGGTGGAGGCAGATTTCGTCCGTATCTTCCTTTCCTGGGTCTTCGTGGGCGACTGGGGCATTGTGGACCCGGACGCGGGGAAGATCCAGAGGCTCAAATCCTCCCTGTCCGGGAACATGAAGGTGTTTGCCAACATCTCGGGCCATACGGAACCCCTGGGGGGCCGGAAGCTCGAGGACATCGCCAGGGGCGCGGTAAAGTTCGGCCTCGCCGACGCGGTCTGCCTGGCGGGCACCACTGCCGGGAGCGAGATTGCCGAGGACGACCTCCGGGCTGCCCGCCGGGGAGCGGGGGATGCCCCCGTGATCGCCGGCACCGGCGTGAGCGTTGAGAACGCCGAGCGTATGCTCTCCCTGGCCGATGGCGTGATCATGGGAACAAGCATCAAGTATGGCAGGGACACCTTCAAACCCGTGGACCCGGAGAAGGCCGCCGAGTTCATCCGCCGGACGAAGGAAATCAGGGACAGGCTGAAATGA
- a CDS encoding cupin domain-containing protein, translating into MATIEKFTGRPGFIGKFVHSEGFTFAQWEIKKGTELSFHSHPHEQTSLLLAGKLELGTGKEKVILSPGQGIVFAGDEGHEGFAHEDCLVIDIFCPVREDFKKLQQEQK; encoded by the coding sequence ATGGCAACCATCGAGAAATTTACAGGCAGGCCGGGATTCATAGGCAAATTCGTCCACTCCGAAGGATTCACTTTCGCCCAGTGGGAGATCAAAAAGGGAACGGAACTTTCCTTCCATTCCCATCCGCACGAGCAGACCAGCCTGCTGCTCGCCGGAAAACTTGAACTCGGGACCGGCAAGGAAAAGGTCATTCTTTCCCCGGGTCAGGGCATCGTCTTCGCCGGAGACGAGGGACACGAAGGCTTCGCCCACGAGGACTGCCTCGTCATCGACATTTTCTGCCCCGTCCGGGAGGACTTCAAAAAACTGCAGCAGGAACAGAAATAA
- a CDS encoding aminotransferase class IV, with product MSFCYFNGEFVEDSRAALPLSDLAFQRGIAVFDTVRTYGGRPFAMGRHLERLAESARLSGISLPLPLEDMVAVIREGVSRIHGDSLAKPFLTAGDSEENGTFPHSRVFVLFSPLSPVPEEVYSKGLALSLLPRERELPRIKSINYMTPFCHREAGTFEPLYCPGGEITESATSSFFSIAGENLITAPDHRVLRGITREIVMEIARKNGLNVELRCLHLDELECVTEAFITGSVKEVAPVVKVGERVIGDGTPGPVTRKLIGLFRERIPLYLD from the coding sequence ATGTCATTCTGTTATTTCAACGGTGAATTCGTGGAGGATTCCCGCGCTGCGCTTCCTCTTTCGGACCTGGCGTTCCAGAGGGGGATCGCCGTATTCGACACGGTTCGGACCTACGGCGGCCGTCCTTTCGCCATGGGCCGCCACCTGGAGCGGCTTGCCGAATCGGCCCGGCTCTCCGGCATCAGCCTTCCCCTGCCCCTGGAGGACATGGTCGCCGTCATTCGGGAAGGGGTGTCCCGCATCCACGGCGACAGCCTCGCCAAGCCTTTCCTGACCGCCGGAGACTCGGAAGAGAACGGAACCTTTCCCCACTCCAGGGTTTTCGTCCTCTTCTCTCCTCTCTCTCCTGTTCCGGAGGAGGTCTATTCAAAAGGACTGGCCCTTTCCCTTCTTCCCAGGGAAAGGGAGCTTCCCCGCATAAAGAGCATCAACTACATGACACCCTTCTGTCACAGGGAGGCGGGCACGTTCGAACCCCTTTACTGTCCCGGGGGCGAGATTACCGAGTCGGCCACGAGCAGTTTTTTCTCCATCGCAGGGGAGAATCTCATCACGGCGCCGGACCACAGGGTCCTTCGGGGCATCACGAGGGAAATCGTCATGGAGATCGCCCGAAAGAACGGCCTGAACGTGGAACTGCGGTGCCTCCACCTCGACGAGCTGGAGTGCGTCACGGAAGCGTTCATTACAGGCAGCGTGAAGGAAGTGGCGCCGGTAGTGAAGGTCGGAGAAAGGGTGATCGGCGACGGGACACCGGGACCCGTGACAAGGAAGCTGATCGGACTGTTCAGGGAGCGGATCCCGCTGTATCTGGACTGA
- a CDS encoding nitroreductase family protein — translation MIEAVRTRRSVRKFTGKDVEDELVLQLLESARLAPSGHNTQPWRFIVVRSPETKRALAKAAHGQSWMEAAPVFLVCVADVRCRIQDEPGLEVNETSPHFALKQVIRDTAIAVEHAVLEAENLGLGTCWVAWYEQADVRPILGIPPDRFVVAILPLGYPAEAPGERPRKKLDEIVMFDKWEEKSEKA, via the coding sequence ATGATCGAAGCTGTCAGGACCAGGCGAAGCGTGCGCAAATTTACCGGCAAGGACGTGGAGGACGAGCTTGTCCTTCAACTTCTTGAGAGTGCCCGGCTGGCCCCGTCGGGGCACAATACCCAGCCGTGGCGGTTCATCGTGGTACGGTCCCCCGAAACTAAACGGGCGCTGGCGAAGGCAGCCCACGGCCAGTCGTGGATGGAGGCGGCACCCGTGTTTCTCGTCTGCGTGGCCGATGTCCGGTGCCGCATACAGGACGAGCCCGGCCTCGAGGTGAACGAAACGAGCCCTCACTTCGCTCTGAAACAGGTGATCCGGGACACGGCCATCGCCGTGGAGCACGCGGTGCTGGAGGCGGAGAACTTGGGCCTTGGCACGTGCTGGGTGGCATGGTACGAGCAGGCGGATGTCCGCCCCATCCTCGGGATTCCGCCGGACAGGTTCGTGGTGGCTATCCTGCCCCTGGGATACCCTGCCGAGGCTCCCGGAGAACGTCCGCGGAAGAAGCTGGACGAGATCGTCATGTTCGATAAATGGGAGGAAAAGTCTGAAAAGGCATAA
- a CDS encoding sugar ABC transporter ATP-binding protein yields the protein MTVLETRNLTKEFPGVRALSDFSFTLEKGEIHGLVGENGAGKSTLVKILAGVHTPTSGSFLLNGGEMHFRSPRDAADCIGVVHQERELVPHFSGWENLFLGLEFTSAGFLRKKKMREDALRFAEKYGMDVDLDAPASEMGSGRQEMLSILKVLFRNPEVVIFDEPTAPLSVKECESLFALIRDLKARGLAILYISHHLSEVLELTDRVTVLRNGKKVDTLDTSSVDEQGLIRLMIDRDLAGQYPKRPIALGEEVFAMEGCSSAAGRFKDVSFSVRRGEIVGFAGLVGSGRTELARAVFCGLPFEEGVMRLAGKAFTSRSPGESIGKGIAMIPENRREEGVVSDLSVGENLVLPLLGNFTSLGFLRKKDAARHAVSVSERLSIKSAGLSQDVRTLSGGNQQKVSVGKWFGTPSLLWIFDEPTQGIDVDAKREVYSIMEDLAEGGAGVWFISSDLRELLAMADRIIVMRNNRIAGEFRPPCDSEEILATMMGEES from the coding sequence ATGACCGTCCTCGAGACCCGGAACCTCACCAAGGAATTTCCCGGGGTACGGGCACTTTCCGACTTCTCCTTCACCCTGGAGAAGGGAGAGATTCATGGGCTCGTGGGCGAAAACGGGGCGGGGAAATCCACTCTGGTGAAGATCCTCGCGGGGGTTCACACCCCTACTTCGGGGTCCTTCCTTCTGAACGGCGGAGAGATGCATTTCCGGTCTCCCCGGGACGCGGCGGACTGCATCGGCGTGGTGCACCAGGAGAGAGAGCTTGTGCCCCATTTTTCAGGGTGGGAGAACCTTTTCCTCGGCCTTGAATTTACCTCCGCCGGTTTTCTGCGGAAGAAAAAGATGCGGGAAGATGCCCTCCGGTTTGCTGAAAAATACGGCATGGACGTGGATCTCGACGCCCCCGCGTCCGAGATGGGCAGCGGGAGACAGGAAATGCTCTCCATCCTGAAGGTGCTCTTCCGGAACCCGGAAGTGGTGATCTTCGACGAACCCACCGCCCCCCTGAGCGTGAAGGAGTGCGAAAGCCTCTTCGCCCTCATCCGGGACCTGAAGGCCCGCGGACTGGCCATTCTGTACATTTCCCATCATCTTTCCGAAGTGCTTGAACTTACGGACCGGGTAACGGTCCTCAGGAACGGGAAAAAGGTGGATACATTGGATACTTCCTCCGTGGACGAACAGGGGCTCATCCGCCTGATGATCGACAGGGATCTCGCCGGGCAGTACCCCAAGCGTCCCATTGCGCTGGGGGAAGAGGTCTTTGCGATGGAAGGATGCTCTTCGGCGGCAGGCAGGTTCAAAGACGTGTCCTTTTCCGTCCGCCGGGGAGAGATCGTCGGGTTTGCCGGGCTCGTGGGCTCGGGCAGGACGGAACTGGCCCGGGCGGTCTTCTGCGGTCTCCCCTTCGAGGAAGGCGTCATGCGTCTTGCCGGAAAAGCCTTCACTTCCCGGAGCCCCGGAGAGAGCATCGGGAAAGGCATTGCCATGATACCGGAGAACCGCAGGGAAGAAGGGGTCGTCTCCGACCTGTCCGTGGGAGAAAACCTTGTGCTGCCCCTGCTGGGCAATTTCACCTCCCTGGGCTTTCTCCGGAAGAAGGATGCCGCCCGGCATGCCGTCTCGGTTTCGGAACGCCTGTCCATCAAATCGGCGGGGCTGTCCCAGGACGTGCGGACCCTGAGCGGAGGCAACCAGCAGAAAGTCTCGGTGGGGAAGTGGTTTGGCACACCCTCCTTACTTTGGATTTTCGACGAGCCCACCCAGGGGATCGATGTGGACGCCAAGCGGGAGGTGTACTCCATCATGGAGGATCTCGCCGAGGGCGGGGCTGGCGTGTGGTTCATCAGTTCCGATCTTCGGGAGCTGCTCGCCATGGCCGACAGAATCATCGTCATGAGAAACAACCGCATCGCCGGGGAGTTCCGCCCCCCCTGCGACAGCGAAGAAATACTCGCCACCATGATGGGGGAGGAGAGCTGA
- a CDS encoding sugar ABC transporter substrate-binding protein, with the protein MKRTVLLLAAIAVVLAAAGCGEAKEISVGFIATNFSAEAQARVANSFEKLAKEKGWDVKMLNSAGSIETQSNQLENLYQMKVDAVVMAMAHPQEIRPALDKLVEAKIPVITIDSGYVDGVVADITADNFAMGAKASTFLMDTIGGQGNIIVIKFEKHYGTRRRGKVLDVVLTEYPGVKVLAEYSVVATKRFMDDTRAAMETYATRFGEQIDGVWCAFDQLAYVAGDVLQERGNKKAVIVGVDGNQETFRRIGAGQMSATVAQPFEAMAGKAIELVNSLAVEGKTVEEATGGRKIFYMDAPLIDRTSLPE; encoded by the coding sequence ATGAAAAGAACGGTACTTTTGTTGGCGGCAATAGCGGTTGTCCTCGCGGCGGCGGGGTGTGGTGAGGCGAAGGAGATTTCGGTAGGCTTCATCGCCACGAACTTTTCGGCGGAGGCCCAGGCGAGGGTGGCCAATTCTTTCGAGAAGCTGGCAAAGGAGAAGGGCTGGGACGTGAAGATGCTTAACTCCGCCGGATCCATCGAGACCCAGTCCAACCAGCTCGAGAACCTCTACCAGATGAAGGTTGACGCCGTGGTCATGGCCATGGCCCATCCCCAGGAAATCCGTCCCGCTCTGGACAAGCTCGTGGAGGCGAAGATTCCCGTGATCACCATCGACTCCGGGTACGTAGACGGCGTGGTGGCCGACATCACCGCCGACAACTTCGCCATGGGGGCGAAGGCATCCACCTTCCTGATGGACACCATCGGCGGCCAGGGCAACATCATCGTCATCAAGTTCGAGAAGCACTACGGCACCCGCCGGAGGGGAAAGGTCCTCGACGTGGTCCTCACCGAGTACCCCGGCGTGAAAGTCCTGGCCGAGTACAGCGTGGTGGCCACCAAGCGCTTCATGGATGACACGAGGGCCGCGATGGAGACCTACGCAACCCGTTTTGGCGAGCAGATCGACGGCGTGTGGTGCGCCTTCGACCAGCTTGCCTACGTTGCCGGCGACGTTCTCCAGGAGAGAGGAAACAAGAAGGCCGTGATCGTGGGCGTTGACGGCAACCAGGAGACCTTCCGGCGGATCGGCGCCGGACAGATGTCCGCCACGGTGGCCCAGCCCTTCGAAGCCATGGCGGGGAAGGCCATAGAGCTGGTGAACTCGCTCGCCGTGGAAGGAAAGACCGTTGAGGAAGCCACGGGCGGCCGGAAGATCTTCTACATGGACGCTCCTCTCATTGACAGGACCAGCCTGCCGGAATAA
- the yccX gene encoding acylphosphatase encodes MERRHFLVEGRVQGVGFRHWTARTALSLGLTGWVRNLPDGSVEVQAQGEREALDKMAAWLRRGPSSARVTRLTIIEKPPERGEESFIIRHF; translated from the coding sequence GTGGAACGGCGTCACTTTCTCGTGGAGGGAAGGGTGCAGGGGGTGGGCTTCCGCCACTGGACGGCCCGGACGGCCCTTTCCCTCGGGCTTACGGGATGGGTTCGCAACCTTCCCGATGGTTCCGTCGAAGTCCAGGCCCAGGGAGAAAGAGAAGCCCTGGACAAAATGGCGGCCTGGCTGCGCCGGGGACCGTCCTCCGCCCGGGTCACACGATTGACGATCATTGAAAAGCCCCCCGAACGCGGGGAGGAGTCGTTCATCATACGCCATTTCTGA